In Turicibacter sanguinis, a genomic segment contains:
- a CDS encoding clostripain-related cysteine peptidase, producing MRYLGVYFLCLLMLLGCDQFESLHDDTVVTVMVYMCGSDLESELGSATKDLEEMLAADLSEQVNVIIETGGTRQWKNDVISTETNQRYLIENGELVLLDENLGLKDMADPSTLSDFISYAATHFMADRYVLILWDHGGGALDGFAVDENFDKVPMKIYELETALEDGGVYFDFIGFDACLMSTIEVGLVLDDYADYMIASEETEPAGGWYYTDWLTTLSKNPSIETLDLGKQIVDDYINRSIVESHGMSATLAVGDLSKIGSVYESFCMLLEEANLVLNNQNFELISKGRSESKSFGNTDIDHVDLADLAKEIDLEQSDVLIEAINDCVKYKASSNSSDDIGGISVYFPYSELEYFDGMMDVYMQLGIDEGYVSFMELFVRMMLDCNYMDYDWEIEDKGEYYALILSDEDWNLISKVECQVYYDDGEGYLELGFDNLYEFDDDGDLMMTFDHTWVAINDHIVPFYALGEEVDGDKWMSYGYVPAHVNNQEVEIILIWDNEKPEGKVAGYRYGYDESSILLRGLVPIKEGDILNFIVDGYTYDGEYDGSYYLGDPLVVDESGLVVNYQSIGENDCLVYYCLTDLYQNSYLTEGIIFE from the coding sequence TTGAGGTATTTAGGGGTTTATTTTTTGTGCTTGTTAATGCTACTCGGCTGTGATCAGTTCGAGTCGCTTCATGATGATACGGTTGTAACGGTTATGGTTTATATGTGTGGATCTGATTTAGAGTCTGAGCTTGGATCTGCAACAAAGGATTTAGAAGAAATGCTTGCAGCTGATTTATCTGAGCAAGTGAATGTTATTATTGAAACGGGTGGAACCCGTCAATGGAAAAATGATGTGATTAGTACTGAAACTAATCAACGTTATTTGATTGAGAATGGTGAACTTGTTTTATTAGATGAAAATTTAGGGCTTAAAGACATGGCGGATCCTTCTACGTTAAGTGATTTTATTTCTTATGCGGCAACTCATTTTATGGCTGACCGTTATGTGTTAATTTTATGGGACCATGGTGGAGGGGCTTTGGATGGTTTTGCTGTAGATGAAAATTTTGATAAGGTGCCGATGAAGATTTATGAGCTTGAGACCGCATTAGAGGATGGTGGCGTCTATTTTGACTTTATTGGGTTTGATGCCTGTTTAATGTCTACGATTGAGGTCGGATTAGTGTTAGATGATTATGCCGATTATATGATTGCCTCCGAAGAAACGGAACCAGCAGGAGGCTGGTATTATACCGACTGGTTAACGACTCTTTCTAAGAATCCTAGTATTGAGACTTTAGATTTAGGAAAACAAATTGTGGATGATTATATAAACAGAAGTATAGTTGAAAGTCATGGAATGAGCGCAACACTCGCCGTAGGTGATTTATCAAAAATTGGATCTGTGTATGAAAGTTTTTGTATGTTATTAGAGGAAGCTAATTTAGTTTTAAATAATCAAAATTTTGAGTTAATTTCTAAAGGACGAAGTGAGAGTAAAAGCTTTGGAAATACTGATATTGACCATGTTGATTTGGCAGATTTAGCAAAAGAAATTGATTTAGAGCAATCTGATGTGCTCATTGAAGCTATTAATGATTGTGTAAAGTATAAAGCCAGTTCTAATTCATCTGATGATATAGGTGGGATATCTGTTTATTTTCCATACTCAGAGCTTGAGTATTTTGATGGAATGATGGATGTTTATATGCAGTTGGGGATAGATGAGGGGTATGTCTCGTTTATGGAGCTTTTTGTAAGAATGATGTTGGACTGTAATTATATGGATTATGATTGGGAGATTGAGGATAAGGGAGAGTATTATGCGCTTATTTTATCGGATGAGGACTGGAATTTGATTTCAAAGGTTGAGTGCCAGGTTTATTATGATGATGGGGAAGGTTATTTGGAGTTGGGTTTTGATAATCTTTATGAGTTTGATGATGATGGGGATTTGATGATGACGTTTGACCATACGTGGGTCGCTATTAATGATCATATTGTGCCTTTTTATGCACTGGGTGAAGAAGTGGATGGGGATAAGTGGATGTCTTATGGTTATGTCCCTGCTCATGTAAATAATCAAGAGGTTGAAATTATTTTAATCTGGGATAATGAAAAACCGGAGGGGAAGGTAGCTGGTTATCGATATGGATATGATGAGTCTTCTATTTTACTTCGAGGACTTGTTCCGATTAAAGAGGGGGATATATTAAATTTTATAGTAGATGGTTATACATATGACGGGGAATATGATGGGAGTTATTATTTAGGAGATCCTTTAGTTGTAGATGAATCAGGTCTTGTGGTGAATTATCAATCGATTGGTGAAAATGATTGTTTAGTTTATTATTGTCTGACAGATTTGTATCAAAATAGTTATTTAACAGAGGGTATCATTTTTGAATAG